The following coding sequences lie in one Megalodesulfovibrio gigas DSM 1382 = ATCC 19364 genomic window:
- a CDS encoding protein-disulfide reductase DsbD family protein — MAWLVLFLAGSPGTGPGAAAFAQDSTHVLEWELAAHPDGRLTAVLWITPGAGLYTYSHSPGLLGQPTTFTPADGAVQAVRYMPGVEKPDTFDPGTIIRAYLDRTPLFLDLTGSAFPLEIRGELQMLFCSDTSCWPVREAVSHRWESRPQTLASMASPPLQALYTASAPGKAPSPPVPETATAADAIVTDDYAFAPQFFRPGLEVGGLGKALLLAFLAGMLLNAMPCVLPVLSLKCSAILAVSGQESRREQERQFREHSIWFAVGILCYFFILGGVLGLAGLAWGQLFQQPALLLGLAVVLFMLGLSLFGVFDLPMIDLKGNSGPSDRPRLQAFSTGVLATLLATPCSGPLLGGVLGWTLSRSPSTILPVFMTIGAGMTVPYLGMAIWPSLVRVLPRPGVWNIHLERGLGFLLVGTTIYLVQILPQSLFTPALVCLWAAGFSAWMWGQWTTLSQPRILRWGIRAAAACLIAVAVAWALTPGTQGVVWEPFDPVRFGQHLGNQPVLMDFTADWCPNCKVLESTTLRDSVIKPLQERYGLTLIKVDMTQEDARKMALLKALGSQSIPVVAIFPTGDAARSPMILRDLFTSGQLADILEETFTNSP, encoded by the coding sequence GTGGCATGGCTCGTCCTTTTCCTTGCCGGCAGCCCCGGTACCGGCCCGGGGGCGGCGGCATTCGCCCAGGATTCCACCCATGTGCTGGAATGGGAACTCGCCGCCCATCCCGACGGCCGCCTGACGGCCGTGCTGTGGATCACCCCCGGGGCGGGCCTGTACACCTACAGCCATTCTCCGGGGCTGCTGGGGCAGCCCACCACCTTTACCCCGGCGGACGGCGCAGTGCAGGCCGTGCGGTACATGCCCGGCGTGGAAAAGCCCGACACCTTCGATCCCGGCACCATCATCCGGGCCTATCTGGATCGCACCCCCCTGTTTCTTGACCTGACCGGAAGCGCCTTCCCGTTGGAGATCCGCGGCGAATTGCAGATGCTTTTCTGCTCGGACACAAGCTGCTGGCCAGTGCGCGAGGCTGTGTCCCACCGCTGGGAGAGCCGCCCCCAGACGCTGGCCTCCATGGCGTCCCCGCCGTTGCAGGCGCTCTATACCGCCTCGGCCCCGGGCAAGGCGCCCTCCCCGCCCGTGCCCGAAACTGCGACGGCAGCGGATGCCATTGTCACGGACGACTACGCCTTTGCGCCACAATTCTTCCGGCCCGGCCTGGAGGTGGGCGGCCTGGGCAAGGCCCTGCTGCTGGCGTTTCTGGCCGGCATGCTGCTCAACGCCATGCCCTGCGTGCTGCCGGTGCTCAGCCTCAAGTGTTCCGCCATCCTCGCCGTGAGCGGGCAGGAGAGCCGGCGCGAGCAGGAGCGGCAGTTCCGGGAGCATTCCATCTGGTTCGCCGTGGGCATTCTGTGTTATTTCTTCATCCTGGGCGGGGTGCTGGGTCTGGCCGGCCTGGCCTGGGGGCAACTGTTCCAGCAGCCGGCCCTGCTGCTGGGTCTGGCGGTGGTGCTGTTCATGCTGGGGCTCTCCCTCTTCGGGGTCTTCGACCTGCCCATGATCGACCTCAAGGGCAACAGCGGCCCTTCGGACCGGCCGCGGCTGCAGGCCTTCAGCACCGGCGTGCTGGCCACCCTGCTGGCCACCCCCTGCAGCGGCCCGCTGCTGGGCGGCGTGCTGGGCTGGACCCTGAGCCGCTCCCCCTCCACCATCCTGCCGGTGTTCATGACCATTGGCGCAGGCATGACCGTGCCGTACCTGGGCATGGCCATCTGGCCGAGTCTGGTACGCGTGCTGCCGCGGCCAGGGGTCTGGAACATTCACCTGGAACGCGGCCTGGGTTTCCTGCTGGTGGGAACGACGATTTATCTTGTCCAGATTCTTCCCCAATCCCTCTTCACGCCTGCCCTGGTCTGCCTGTGGGCAGCGGGCTTCTCCGCCTGGATGTGGGGTCAGTGGACCACCCTTTCCCAACCCCGGATATTGCGCTGGGGCATTCGCGCCGCCGCCGCCTGCCTGATTGCCGTCGCCGTGGCCTGGGCCTTGACCCCCGGCACCCAGGGCGTGGTCTGGGAACCCTTCGACCCCGTCCGCTTCGGGCAACATCTTGGCAATCAGCCTGTGTTGATGGACTTTACCGCGGACTGGTGCCCCAACTGCAAGGTGCTGGAAAGCACCACCCTGCGCGACAGCGTCATCAAGCCCCTGCAGGAGCGCTACGGCCTGACGCTCATCAAGGTGGATATGACCCAGGAAGACGCCCGCAAGATGGCCCTGCTCAAGGCGCTGGGCAGCCAGTCCATCCCGGTGGTGGCCATATTCCCCACCGGTGATGCCGCCAGGAGCCCCATGATCCTGCGAGACCTCTTCACCTCCGGACAGTTGGCTGACATTCTTGAAGAAACCTTTACGAACTCGCCCTGA